The stretch of DNA CCCAAGATCGCCCAAGACTTGCAATCCAATTGGGTTGCTCATCTGGTTCAAGAGCTTAACCACCACAACAATTTGTTCTTTGAAATCCAAAACGAGCCATGGTCTGACAACCACGTGATGGGTGAAAAACTCATGGCGGCGTGGGTCGATCGAAACCGTTTTCCCAATGTGATCGAACTCACCCAACCAACTTCGATCCAATGGCAACGCATGATTGCCGACCGTATTACCGAAACGGAAAAAACGCTACCCAAGAAGCACCTGATCGCCCAGAACATTTGCAACACTCGATTGTCCGTTGGGCCCGATGACTTGGTTCCTCAGGCATCATTGTTGAATTTTCACTATGCCACTGCCGAGGCCGTTCAGTGGAACCGCGGAAAGGGACGCGTGATTGGCTACGACGAAACAGGGTTTGCAGGCAGCGATCCCGATGTTTATCTGCAGCAGGCATGGCGATTCGTGATGGCGGGCGGCGGACTATTCAACCACTTGGACTATTCGTTTTCGGTGGGACACGAAGACGGTGATGATTCCGACAACAAAGCCCCCGGTGCGGCCAGCCCTGAATTGCGATCGCAACTTCGCACTCTCAGCGAATTCGTTCACAGTTTCGACCTTGTGTCGCTGCGTCCGATGCCTCAAGCAGTCCAGCAGCAATACGCGGTCAACACGCAAACACTTGGCGATGGGCGTTCGCAATTCGCGATCTATGCCGAGGGACGCTCGCCAGCTTCGGTTGTGGTCCGCGTGCCCCAGGGAAATTGGCAAGTGAGTTTTCTGAATCCTGATTCTGGCCAACGATCAGAACCGATTTCCCTTCAAACGAAGCAGGACGCACTTACCATCGAGTTGCCTTCCTTCGACGACGCGATCGCGATTGATATTCGCAAGTCGAAGTGACTATCTCCAAAGTGACTATCGTCCGAGATGACAACAGTGCCGTTCAACGACCTTCGTGTTGCTTCACGAGCGTAGCGAAGGTTTCCAGGTCGTCGTAGTTCTTTTCCCAAGTCGTGTACATCCAACCCCGGATGTCATCTTTATCACTGATCGCCTGACACCAACGGTCAAAATTCGATTTTACGTCGCCATCGTAGTAGGCCGAGATGATCTGGGAATGTGAGCGGCCCGTAAACCATTCCAGTGCCTCTTTCGATTTATTGTTGTTCCAGTTCATCACGGTGACGGACGGATTGAGCCCCTCCCAGGATCCCTTCATCGTTTTGGCGGTGAGGTAGTACTGATCGACAGCGTTGTGATTGGGATCGAACATGTCGGACCATACGACGATGTTCTTCGGTGCCGTGCCTTTGCGAGCGGAAGACTTGTCGACGAGATCGATGCAGCGACGAATGTTATCGCGAAGCAATTCGCCAGAGGTTCTTCCCTTGGCGAATTGATCATGACCCGCCACGCGGATTTCATCGTGTTGCAGAAAGAGTGTTTTTGGTGACCATTTCTGGTCGATCACATTGAGTTGCGATTGATAAAGATCGTAAAGCTTCTCGGCGACAAGTGAGCATCCCACTTGCCCGCGGTGGATGAGAACCGCGTGATGAAACGACACCCACAAAGGTTCGTTTTCCTTAATTCTCGAGTTCTTGGTCAGCACCAAGGGCGGCGCTTCGTGATCGTCGTCGTACTCACCGATATACGGAACTCTGCCCAACTTAGGATCTTCCCATCGTTGGAAGTCTTTGCCTTCTTGGTACAACTTTCCCGAAGCTGCTGATCGAACAGCGATGGGACATCCGTCGCGTCGAAGCAAGTTCACCCCTGCGGCGACTTCTAGTCGAGCATCGTCGAGCCACAGCGTTCCCTTGTTCCCGGACCAAACGCCTAGGTAAAGGGTCAGTTCGGTGTGTTCAAAGCTGTTGAACAAGATGGTGTGCTTAGTCCAGGGTTGGTCCGAAGGCGTCACGAATTCCGAATAGCTGATACGTTTGCCATCGCCCATTGGCATGAATTGAACCAGATCAGCATCTAACCCCGAGGCCTTCGACCAAAATGAGAACTGGTAAGCGTGATACGGCCTTACCGTGACCTTTTTCATCAGTCGAGCGTTGCCAGCGTCTTGACCTTCTCGGAAGTTGGTCAGTTTCAAGCAGGACTTGCCCCGTTTGGGATCTGATGAATCAAGCGAGCTCGAAACGTTCCATCCGTCGATCCAGTCCCATCCTTCGGGAGCATTCTTGCCAGCCTGTTCGAAGTCGCCTGAGGGGATCAAGTTCTCTGATATAGCAGTCGCTTCGCCATTACGCACAAGGAAGCGACAATTCTTCACCGGCAAGCCCGCAGCCAAGTTGGGGTCATTTTGCAAAATTGGATTGGAGTACCCCACTGGCATCACGCAGGGAATAAGCTCGACATCGGCTTGGGCAGCGGCTCGGCGGATTCGCTGCATACCTTCGAAAAAACGCTTTGGCCGATCTTCAAAATTGCCAAACTTGTGATCCGTGATCACGGCCCCGTTGTAACCGGCCTTGGCGGCTCGTTGGATTAGCGTCTCAAGCCGGTCAACTTCTTTTTCGACTAAGAAGTTGACGGGTGCGTAAAACCAAAGTCGCCCTGGTTCGATCGCGTAGGCTTGGAACCCCATCGAGGCTAGAAGCAGACCGAGGAGGGCCGCAAAAAGACGTCGAGATTGGGGGACAAGATTGACAGAACCCATTGAAATTTCCGTTAGATTGAAGGCGAATCGTCCAGCAGCCTTAGCGAAGACGGCTCTTAAGCTAAACACATCACGAAGCCACTAGAACTCAACCAGAAAACCATTAAACTAATCTTCTCGCGAGGAGACGCCTCTTAGGGGCGACCCAGTTCCTCGCAAATGCACCCGTGGCACAATTGGATAGCGCATCGGTCTTCGGAACCGAGGGTTGCAGGTTCGAATCCTGCCGGGTGTACTCTTTTGAAGCGTCGGACTGGCTCTTGGTGGTCAGATTGCTCTTTGAAATTTTCTTTTGGTCCTGCTGGCCGATCGCTCGGCTTTGTTTTACGAGCGTTTTGTAAGATTCGGTGCGGTTTCCAAATCCCTGGTTTTCATTTGGACGGTACAGGGTTACATAGTCCCACGGGTGGCAAGGATTTTTGATTGCGAGCGATGGGTGTCTCGGGACGCAAAGTAGCTGACAATCACCACATCGTTCGTCTCTGCCTTCACCGGACCCAAGCTTCGCGAGTGGTTTAGGTGACGGTGAAGTCGCTCCACTGCAGGTTTTCCGGGGCTCTTCGCGACCTGGAACCTCATCCCTAAGGGATTTGAACCGAATACG from Rubripirellula amarantea encodes:
- a CDS encoding cellulase family glycosylhydrolase, whose amino-acid sequence is MLASSRLLVLALLLWAGNYACSSVLADEPIQVHPSNSCWFLHQGRGTALITAAEHYGAVINLDFDYERYLRSLNRDGMNYTRIFAGSYLEPPGAFGILRNNLAPQPDRFLSPFELEGKDGSGRYDLSKYNPRYLQRLNKFVSLADELGIVVELTFFTSIYSDKQWAIHPFNPSNNVHEYSVERYQDLQTDKAPKIAQDLQSNWVAHLVQELNHHNNLFFEIQNEPWSDNHVMGEKLMAAWVDRNRFPNVIELTQPTSIQWQRMIADRITETEKTLPKKHLIAQNICNTRLSVGPDDLVPQASLLNFHYATAEAVQWNRGKGRVIGYDETGFAGSDPDVYLQQAWRFVMAGGGLFNHLDYSFSVGHEDGDDSDNKAPGAASPELRSQLRTLSEFVHSFDLVSLRPMPQAVQQQYAVNTQTLGDGRSQFAIYAEGRSPASVVVRVPQGNWQVSFLNPDSGQRSEPISLQTKQDALTIELPSFDDAIAIDIRKSK